Proteins from one Pontibacter korlensis genomic window:
- a CDS encoding alpha-amylase family glycosyl hydrolase, which translates to MKLFTLSRLLVSLLFLFALQVQAQIVTTNPAFPTADEEVTLIFDLTKAKDSRAKGLLGKTSDVYLWAGAGTTEEGQAFEYQPTGQTSWSAPFEPGRMTSLGNDKWQITLVPREYFGVPAGMPIRKLGLLLKNGNGTAQTEDIVIGIYEDELTVVFQRPEQNFFFAEAGSQIQIETASSEAAALRLLQDGVELKSVANGQSLSYTLTASQVRGSRHEVMIEATSGDEVATDAFEYFVEPEPRVAALPAGMQDGINYVDEDEVVLVLYAPHKEHVYVIGEFNGWQLSQGYLMNRTPDGERYWLRLAGLPAGQEVAYQYYVDGEIAVADPYTEKILDPNNDQYLTDANYPNLKPYPQGASGIVSILQTEQPAYTWKVTDFERPDVDQLVIYELLIRDFVETRNYKTLTDTLSYFKRLGINAIQLMPVMEFSGTESWGYNPIFYFAPDKAYGTEEDLKAFIDACHQNGIAVILDVVLNQADYEFPYVKLYWDGDKPSANSPYFNQEATHPFNVFFDFNHDSPATKALVQRVSSYWLEEYKVDGFRFDLSKGFTQNTTGNDVNAWSAYDADRVATWKRIYDEIRSTDETAYVILEHFADNREEKELANYGMLFWGNANYDFRQLGKGQNANPEWMAYTAREWEQPHVVGYLESHDEERFVYDLMQNGRSSGSYSTRNEVTALNRAKLAAAFALAIPGPKMIWQFGELGYDISIEENGRTGNKPILWSYQNDPERAKLYQVYAELIKLKTSQPVFGTESFNLDLDNIVKRITLTGEQMQVFLIGNFDVQQQSQNANFPGAGTWYDYFTGRELHVTNPHAVIVLQPGEFRLYTSQKLEEPVPNLLPWSHVVLSAEDVLSNGNTVKVYPNPAPAAVTVKVESTYRGIVQLHVLDITGRTVKRISLTKAQEVLQHQLPLQGMANGLYYLQVVAGDQRYVEKLVKMEK; encoded by the coding sequence ATGAAGCTTTTTACCCTATCGCGCCTTCTGGTGTCTCTGTTGTTTTTGTTTGCCTTGCAGGTGCAGGCGCAGATAGTTACAACAAATCCTGCTTTTCCCACAGCCGATGAGGAGGTAACCCTAATTTTTGACCTGACTAAGGCAAAAGACAGCCGAGCCAAGGGATTACTGGGTAAAACCAGTGATGTATACCTGTGGGCAGGTGCTGGTACAACAGAAGAGGGCCAGGCTTTTGAATATCAACCTACTGGTCAGACTAGTTGGAGCGCTCCTTTTGAGCCTGGAAGAATGACTTCGCTAGGGAATGATAAATGGCAGATAACACTGGTTCCACGAGAGTACTTTGGTGTTCCTGCAGGTATGCCTATCCGCAAATTAGGGCTGCTGCTCAAAAACGGAAACGGTACAGCTCAAACCGAAGACATCGTTATAGGGATTTATGAGGATGAGTTGACGGTGGTATTCCAGCGGCCAGAGCAGAACTTCTTTTTTGCTGAGGCTGGTAGCCAGATACAGATAGAGACAGCTTCTTCAGAGGCTGCGGCATTACGTCTGCTGCAGGATGGTGTGGAGCTAAAAAGTGTGGCTAACGGACAGAGTCTGAGTTATACTTTAACTGCGAGCCAGGTGCGCGGGTCGCGGCACGAAGTAATGATTGAGGCTACAAGCGGAGATGAGGTAGCTACTGATGCATTCGAATATTTTGTTGAGCCTGAGCCAAGGGTGGCTGCGCTTCCTGCAGGAATGCAAGATGGTATCAACTATGTAGATGAAGACGAAGTAGTACTGGTGCTGTACGCTCCGCACAAAGAACATGTGTATGTGATTGGTGAGTTTAACGGTTGGCAACTGTCGCAGGGCTACCTGATGAACCGTACTCCGGATGGCGAGCGCTACTGGTTACGTTTGGCAGGTTTACCTGCGGGCCAGGAGGTAGCTTACCAATACTATGTAGATGGTGAGATAGCGGTGGCGGACCCATACACTGAGAAAATCCTGGATCCCAACAACGACCAATACCTTACAGATGCGAATTACCCTAACCTAAAGCCTTACCCACAGGGAGCCAGCGGTATCGTGTCTATACTACAAACGGAACAGCCCGCCTATACCTGGAAAGTTACCGACTTTGAGCGCCCTGACGTGGACCAGCTGGTCATTTATGAGCTGCTGATTCGGGACTTTGTGGAGACGCGCAACTATAAAACCTTAACCGACACGCTAAGCTACTTCAAGCGCTTGGGCATTAATGCTATACAGCTTATGCCAGTAATGGAGTTTTCTGGCACTGAGTCGTGGGGCTATAACCCTATTTTCTACTTTGCACCTGATAAAGCCTACGGCACAGAAGAGGACCTGAAAGCATTTATCGATGCTTGTCACCAGAATGGTATAGCCGTTATTCTGGATGTGGTGCTGAACCAGGCGGACTATGAATTCCCGTATGTAAAGCTTTACTGGGACGGGGACAAGCCTTCGGCTAACAGCCCATACTTTAACCAGGAAGCGACACATCCATTTAATGTGTTCTTCGATTTTAACCACGACAGCCCTGCTACCAAAGCCCTTGTGCAGCGAGTTTCTTCGTATTGGCTGGAAGAATATAAGGTAGATGGTTTTCGCTTTGACCTTTCGAAAGGCTTTACCCAAAACACTACAGGTAACGATGTGAATGCCTGGAGTGCCTACGATGCTGACCGGGTAGCAACCTGGAAACGTATCTATGACGAAATCAGAAGTACAGATGAAACGGCCTATGTGATTCTGGAGCATTTTGCCGACAACCGTGAAGAAAAAGAGTTGGCAAACTATGGCATGTTGTTCTGGGGTAACGCTAATTACGATTTCAGGCAATTGGGCAAAGGGCAGAACGCAAACCCAGAGTGGATGGCCTATACAGCGCGCGAGTGGGAGCAGCCGCATGTTGTAGGGTACCTTGAGAGCCACGACGAAGAGCGGTTTGTGTATGATCTAATGCAGAATGGCCGTTCATCCGGAAGCTACAGTACCAGAAATGAAGTAACAGCCCTGAACCGGGCTAAGCTGGCGGCTGCCTTTGCACTGGCTATACCTGGCCCTAAAATGATCTGGCAGTTTGGAGAGCTTGGCTATGATATCTCAATTGAAGAGAATGGCCGCACAGGGAATAAACCTATACTTTGGAGCTACCAAAACGATCCGGAGCGCGCAAAGTTGTACCAGGTGTATGCAGAGCTGATCAAGCTCAAGACTTCGCAGCCAGTGTTTGGCACAGAGAGTTTTAATCTTGATCTGGATAATATTGTAAAGCGCATCACCCTGACAGGAGAGCAAATGCAGGTATTCCTGATTGGCAACTTTGATGTGCAGCAGCAAAGCCAAAATGCCAACTTCCCGGGCGCAGGTACCTGGTACGACTACTTTACAGGTAGAGAACTTCATGTCACCAATCCACACGCGGTAATTGTGTTACAGCCAGGCGAGTTCAGGTTATACACTTCTCAAAAGCTGGAAGAGCCTGTACCTAACCTGCTGCCCTGGTCGCACGTGGTTCTCTCGGCAGAGGATGTCTTAAGCAACGGAAATACTGTTAAGGTTTATCCAAATCCAGCTCCAGCTGCCGTAACAGTGAAGGTTGAGAGTACCTACCGCGGTATTGTGCAGCTACATGTGCTGGATATAACCGGTCGCAC